Proteins encoded within one genomic window of Spiribacter curvatus:
- a CDS encoding tryptophan--tRNA ligase, which produces MSQSPASRDRILSGMRPTGRLHLGHYHGVLRNWVDLQANHDCFFFVADWHALTTAYENREVISQSVWDMVVDWLAAGVNPNLSTLFIQSRVMEHAELHLLLSMIAPLGWLERVPTYKDQIAELRDRDLATYGFLGYPVLQSADILIYGASGVPVGEDQVSHVELTRELARRFNHLFGREPGFEDKAESAINKMGKKQARLYRSLRRRYQEAGDTEALGEGKALLESQQNLTIADRARLVGYLDGGGRSVLTEPEALLTQAPRMPGLDGRKMSKSYGNTLSLRESDADIDRKIRTMPTDPARVRRSDPGEPEKCPVFDLHKVYADDATRSWVEHGCRSAGIGCLDCKKPLIEAMQAEVAPIRERATALEADPGHVQQIINEGCDRARSVARETMKEVRAAIGLDYRQR; this is translated from the coding sequence TTGAGCCAATCCCCTGCCAGCCGCGATCGCATCCTCTCCGGCATGCGTCCGACCGGGCGCCTTCATCTTGGCCATTATCACGGCGTGCTGCGCAACTGGGTTGACCTGCAGGCCAACCACGACTGTTTTTTCTTCGTCGCCGACTGGCATGCGCTGACCACCGCCTATGAAAACCGCGAGGTCATCTCGCAGAGCGTCTGGGACATGGTGGTCGACTGGCTCGCCGCCGGCGTCAATCCCAACCTCTCGACGCTGTTCATCCAGTCGAGAGTGATGGAGCACGCTGAACTGCATCTGCTGCTCTCGATGATTGCACCGCTGGGCTGGCTCGAGCGGGTACCCACCTATAAGGATCAGATTGCAGAGCTGCGTGACCGCGACCTGGCAACCTATGGATTCCTTGGCTATCCGGTTCTGCAGAGCGCCGACATCCTCATCTACGGCGCCAGTGGCGTGCCGGTGGGCGAGGACCAGGTCTCGCATGTCGAACTCACCCGCGAGCTGGCGCGACGCTTCAACCATTTGTTCGGCCGTGAGCCGGGGTTTGAGGACAAGGCCGAGTCGGCGATCAATAAAATGGGCAAAAAACAGGCCCGGCTCTATCGCTCGCTGCGCCGACGCTATCAGGAAGCCGGGGATACGGAGGCGCTGGGCGAGGGCAAGGCGCTGTTGGAGAGCCAGCAGAATCTCACCATTGCCGATCGCGCCCGACTCGTGGGTTATCTCGACGGGGGCGGGCGGAGTGTGCTCACCGAACCGGAGGCGCTCCTCACGCAGGCCCCGCGTATGCCCGGCCTTGATGGGCGCAAGATGTCGAAGTCCTACGGCAACACCCTGTCACTGCGCGAGTCGGACGCGGATATCGACCGTAAGATCCGCACCATGCCCACGGATCCGGCCCGCGTCCGGCGGAGTGACCCCGGCGAGCCGGAGAAATGCCCAGTGTTCGACCTCCATAAAGTCTATGCCGACGATGCCACCCGTTCATGGGTCGAGCATGGCTGTCGGTCGGCGGGTATTGGCTGTCTCGACTGCAAGAAGCCGCTCATTGAGGCCATGCAGGCCGAAGTGGCGCCGATCCGCGAGCGCGCGACGGCGCTCGAGGCCGATCCCGGCCATGTCCAGCAGATCATCAACGAGGGCTGCGACCGCGCCCGTAGCGTGGCCCGCGAGACCATGAAAGAGGTTCGCGCCGCCATTGGGTTGGACTACCGTCAGCGATGA
- a CDS encoding segregation and condensation protein A — MSIATVRGEPYPDLPHDLYIPPDALEVFLETFEGPLDLLLYLIRRQNLDILDIPIARITDQYMQYVDLMSERRLTLAAEYLVMAAMLAEIKSRMLMPRPPVSDGEEDPDPRAELVRRLRDYEQFRDAGERLDALPRVARDLFPAQAATSVEKMLRPAPAIGMDELLGAFAAVMARSALNGHHEIQREALSVRERMSETLTRLDAERFVALTDLLDAREGRAGVVVTFLAILELLKASLLELVQSEPFAPLYLRALQRDG; from the coding sequence ATGAGTATCGCCACGGTGCGGGGCGAGCCCTATCCGGACCTGCCCCATGATCTGTATATCCCGCCGGATGCGCTCGAGGTGTTTCTCGAGACCTTCGAGGGGCCACTGGATCTGCTCCTGTACCTGATACGGCGTCAGAATCTCGATATCCTCGACATCCCCATCGCCCGCATCACGGATCAGTACATGCAGTATGTTGATCTGATGAGCGAAAGGCGTCTGACACTCGCGGCCGAGTACCTGGTGATGGCCGCCATGCTCGCCGAGATCAAGTCGCGGATGCTCATGCCCCGGCCACCGGTCAGCGACGGCGAGGAAGACCCCGATCCGCGTGCCGAGCTGGTGCGGCGGCTGCGCGACTACGAGCAGTTCCGTGATGCCGGTGAGCGGCTCGATGCACTCCCGCGGGTGGCCCGCGACCTGTTCCCTGCCCAGGCCGCAACATCGGTTGAAAAGATGCTCAGGCCGGCCCCTGCGATCGGCATGGATGAGCTGCTCGGCGCCTTTGCGGCGGTCATGGCACGCTCGGCACTGAACGGCCACCATGAAATCCAGCGCGAGGCGCTCTCGGTCCGCGAGCGCATGAGCGAGACCCTGACGCGTCTCGACGCTGAGCGATTCGTGGCGCTGACCGATCTGCTTGATGCCCGGGAAGGGCGGGCTGGCGTGGTGGTGACCTTCCTCGCCATTCTCGAGCTACTCAAGGCGTCGCTGCTCGAGCTGGTCCAGTCCGAGCCCTTCGCGCCGCTCTACCTGCGGGCCCTTCAGCGCGATGGATGA
- the scpB gene encoding SMC-Scp complex subunit ScpB, translating to MDDPALERIIEAALLAAGTPLNIEQLQAVFGDTPPDRATLEAALDRLATQLTDRGVELKRVAGGWRLQVPERYAPWVARLWEEKPARYSRAVLETLAIIAYRQPVTRAEIEAVRGVPPSTSVMHTLQERGWIRVAGHRDSPGRPAVFATTRDFLDHFNLSSLSELPTLMDSPEQGK from the coding sequence ATGGATGATCCGGCGCTGGAGCGCATCATTGAGGCGGCATTGCTGGCCGCCGGGACGCCGCTGAATATCGAGCAGCTGCAGGCCGTGTTCGGCGATACACCGCCGGATCGAGCGACTCTGGAGGCGGCGCTGGATCGACTCGCGACACAACTGACCGATCGCGGTGTCGAGCTGAAACGGGTGGCAGGCGGCTGGCGGCTGCAGGTGCCCGAGCGCTATGCCCCCTGGGTGGCGCGACTCTGGGAGGAAAAACCGGCGCGTTATTCACGCGCGGTGCTCGAGACCCTGGCGATCATCGCCTACCGGCAACCGGTGACCCGCGCCGAGATCGAGGCCGTTCGCGGCGTACCGCCCAGCACCTCGGTGATGCACACGCTGCAGGAGCGGGGCTGGATCCGAGTCGCGGGACACCGGGACAGCCCCGGGCGGCCGGCGGTATTCGCCACCACGCGCGACTTCCTCGATCACTTCAATCTCAGTAGCCTGAGCGAATTGCCCACACTGATGGATAGCCCGGAACAAGGAAAATAA
- the rluB gene encoding 23S rRNA pseudouridine(2605) synthase RluB has product MTSEKLQKVLARAGIASRREMERQIDDGRVEVNGRRATLGDRVDDDARIRVDGRLVGAAARSAGERQVIAYHKPTGELVTRHDPEGRKTIFPRLPRLKSGRWLSVGRLDINTSGLLLLTTDGELANRLAHPAWQMARDYAVRIYGPVEEGVRQRLLSGVALDDGNAAFESIQALDPGEQANRWYRVRLREGKNRLVRRLWESQGVQVSRLIRVQYGPYEMPPRLREGQYQSLTPGEIRDLANRVGLTDTPPEASSAAGRKPGARRSGTRERRR; this is encoded by the coding sequence ATGACCTCGGAGAAATTGCAGAAAGTCCTCGCCCGAGCCGGGATCGCTTCGCGCCGCGAGATGGAGCGGCAGATCGATGACGGCCGGGTGGAGGTGAACGGTCGGCGCGCGACGCTCGGCGATCGGGTGGACGATGATGCCCGAATCCGCGTTGATGGCCGGCTCGTGGGCGCGGCGGCGCGCTCGGCCGGTGAGCGCCAGGTGATCGCCTATCACAAGCCGACCGGGGAGCTCGTCACCCGCCATGATCCCGAGGGGCGCAAGACGATCTTCCCGCGACTGCCGCGGCTCAAGTCGGGTCGCTGGCTGTCAGTCGGCCGTCTCGATATCAACACCTCCGGGCTGTTGCTGCTGACAACCGATGGCGAACTCGCCAATCGTCTCGCCCATCCCGCCTGGCAGATGGCGCGGGACTACGCGGTGCGGATCTACGGCCCGGTCGAGGAGGGCGTGCGTCAGCGACTGCTCAGCGGTGTAGCCCTGGATGATGGCAATGCGGCGTTCGAGTCGATCCAGGCGCTTGATCCGGGAGAGCAGGCCAACCGCTGGTATCGGGTGCGCTTGCGTGAAGGCAAGAACCGACTGGTCCGGCGGCTGTGGGAGTCGCAGGGAGTGCAGGTGAGCCGCCTGATCCGGGTCCAGTATGGTCCCTACGAGATGCCACCACGCCTCCGCGAGGGTCAGTATCAATCACTGACGCCTGGCGAAATCCGCGACCTCGCCAATCGGGTGGGCCTGACCGATACACCCCCGGAGGCGTCGAGCGCCGCTGGCCGTAAACCGGGTGCCCGCCGCAGCGGGACCCGTGAGCGCCGGCGGTGA
- a CDS encoding endonuclease III domain-containing protein, with protein MVPDPRPLPGLIERLSEAFGPQDWWPAETAFEVLVGAVLTQNAAWRNVEQAIARLRARDWLSATAIVNAPGDALRECIRPSGYYNVKARRLLAACETWLELGGEAGLRSMPTPTARAALLAVKGLGPESVDDVLLYGFNRPVFVVDAYTRRIFSRVGVVPADIGYEPLQAAFHAALPPDAARFNEAHALIVAVGKDYCRPRSPRCGRCPLQPACAYGSSDAQRS; from the coding sequence ATGGTGCCTGATCCTCGCCCCCTCCCGGGGCTGATCGAGCGGCTGTCCGAGGCCTTCGGCCCGCAGGACTGGTGGCCCGCCGAGACGGCATTCGAGGTGCTGGTCGGCGCCGTCCTGACCCAGAATGCCGCCTGGCGGAACGTCGAGCAGGCCATCGCCCGGCTCCGTGCCCGTGACTGGCTGTCCGCCACCGCGATCGTCAATGCGCCGGGCGATGCGCTTCGCGAATGCATCCGCCCGAGTGGCTACTACAACGTCAAGGCCAGGCGGCTGCTTGCCGCCTGTGAGACATGGCTCGAGCTCGGGGGCGAGGCAGGGTTGCGATCCATGCCGACTCCCACCGCCCGAGCGGCGCTGCTTGCCGTGAAGGGACTGGGGCCGGAGAGTGTGGACGATGTATTGCTGTACGGATTCAATCGGCCGGTGTTCGTCGTCGACGCCTACACCCGGCGGATTTTCTCGCGGGTTGGCGTCGTACCGGCGGATATCGGGTACGAGCCACTGCAGGCTGCCTTCCATGCCGCGCTGCCCCCGGATGCAGCGCGCTTCAATGAGGCTCATGCCCTGATCGTAGCGGTGGGAAAGGACTACTGCCGACCGCGCTCGCCGCGCTGCGGGCGTTGCCCGCTACAGCCGGCGTGCGCCTACGGCAGCAGTGATGCTCAGCGCTCGTAG
- a CDS encoding YbhB/YbcL family Raf kinase inhibitor-like protein → MGFALSAMQARSNAFGPQQPIPVRHTGEGDDIAPSLHWTGAPEGTQGFAVICHDPDAPLISPGSYGFVHWVYYNIPQEVTALEEGSEAYTHGVTDFGRQTYGGPMPPEGHGVHNYYFWVLALDQSLQLEPGLTMWQFLEQVEPHVIGMSRLIGTYER, encoded by the coding sequence ATGGGATTTGCCCTATCGGCCATGCAGGCACGCAGTAATGCCTTTGGCCCCCAACAGCCTATACCGGTACGACATACCGGCGAAGGCGATGACATCGCCCCCTCACTCCATTGGACCGGGGCACCGGAGGGAACCCAAGGGTTTGCGGTGATCTGCCACGACCCCGATGCACCGCTGATCAGCCCCGGCAGCTATGGCTTCGTACACTGGGTCTACTACAACATCCCTCAGGAAGTGACCGCGCTTGAGGAAGGCAGCGAGGCCTATACCCATGGCGTCACCGACTTCGGCCGTCAGACCTACGGGGGCCCGATGCCGCCCGAGGGACACGGCGTCCATAACTACTACTTCTGGGTGCTGGCCCTCGATCAGTCGTTGCAGCTCGAACCGGGCCTGACCATGTGGCAGTTCCTCGAACAGGTCGAGCCCCATGTCATCGGTATGAGTCGGTTGATCGGGACCTACGAGCGCTGA
- a CDS encoding SDR family NAD(P)-dependent oxidoreductase, with the protein MIEPLTAARDTAVNAGRLAGQRILITGAAGGLGSALAERAVAEGADAILLDKSLKGLESLHDRIESAGHGQPALYPLDLMGAGPDDYADLAQRLDESLGGVDTIVHAAADYGEPAPLGLYDPQAWLKCLHVNINAAFLLTQALLPMLRAHHGRVIFVTDEAGRAGRPAMGAYGVSKWAVEGIAATLAAEYSEAHPVISCSVDPSALQSPLRRQLFTGETVDEVPTADAAAGALARLLDPVNPPVNGTQYRVVVRQR; encoded by the coding sequence ATGATCGAACCCCTTACCGCCGCTCGCGACACCGCCGTCAACGCCGGACGACTCGCCGGTCAACGCATTCTGATCACCGGCGCGGCCGGCGGGCTGGGGTCTGCCCTCGCCGAACGGGCGGTCGCCGAGGGCGCGGATGCCATCCTCCTCGACAAATCCCTGAAGGGGCTGGAATCGCTCCATGACCGGATCGAGTCGGCCGGTCATGGACAACCGGCACTCTATCCACTGGATCTGATGGGAGCCGGACCGGATGACTATGCCGACCTTGCCCAGCGGCTCGACGAATCACTGGGCGGTGTGGACACCATCGTCCACGCGGCGGCTGACTATGGGGAACCCGCGCCCCTCGGACTCTACGACCCGCAGGCCTGGCTCAAGTGCCTGCACGTCAATATCAACGCGGCGTTCCTGCTGACCCAGGCCCTGCTGCCCATGCTCCGGGCCCACCACGGGCGGGTGATCTTCGTGACCGATGAGGCGGGCCGGGCCGGCCGTCCAGCCATGGGCGCCTATGGCGTCAGCAAGTGGGCGGTTGAGGGGATCGCGGCGACGCTGGCCGCGGAATACTCCGAGGCCCACCCGGTCATCAGCTGCAGCGTCGATCCGAGTGCGCTGCAGTCGCCACTGAGGCGACAACTTTTTACCGGTGAAACGGTCGATGAAGTACCCACGGCCGACGCGGCCGCGGGGGCACTCGCGCGGCTTCTCGATCCGGTTAATCCGCCCGTGAACGGGACCCAGTATCGCGTGGTCGTCCGACAGAGATGA
- a CDS encoding squalene/phytoene synthase family protein: MEPMQYCRRKVAPDGSSLYYALLFAPAEARDGLTALAAYRAEVLEIPREVSDSGVGAVKLNWWQEELERLAAESPRHPVTQAMLPTLQHHQLDMDGLSEVIEASRMDLEYGRYPTLRELTLYCHRAGGAIADLAWRIGGSEGMDAAPFAHDLSMGLELTRMLRHLRRDVRAGRLYIPEDELTMSGLSSEDLLAADRNDDVRALLGRQGDRARRFLDSAISQLPDNARPQQTYGLILAVLHRQLLESIGSDGYAVTDRQVHLTPLRKLWLAWRTARRPHKVHPRPEPSST, from the coding sequence ATGGAACCGATGCAATACTGCCGGCGCAAGGTCGCGCCGGACGGATCGAGCCTCTATTACGCACTTCTGTTTGCACCGGCCGAGGCACGCGACGGGCTGACCGCGCTTGCCGCCTACCGTGCCGAGGTGCTGGAGATCCCCCGTGAGGTCAGTGATTCTGGAGTCGGGGCCGTCAAGCTCAACTGGTGGCAGGAGGAGCTTGAACGATTGGCCGCGGAGTCGCCGCGGCATCCGGTCACCCAGGCCATGCTGCCCACGCTCCAACACCACCAACTGGACATGGATGGCCTGAGCGAGGTCATTGAGGCGAGCCGGATGGATCTCGAATACGGCCGCTACCCGACCCTGCGCGAGCTCACGCTCTACTGCCACCGCGCGGGCGGGGCCATTGCCGATCTCGCCTGGCGGATCGGGGGGTCGGAAGGCATGGATGCCGCGCCATTCGCGCATGATCTGTCCATGGGACTCGAGCTCACACGAATGCTGCGTCATCTGCGTCGGGATGTCCGCGCCGGCCGGCTGTACATCCCCGAAGACGAGCTCACGATGAGCGGGCTGAGTAGCGAGGACCTGCTCGCCGCCGACCGAAACGATGACGTCCGGGCGCTGCTGGGTCGTCAGGGGGACCGCGCCCGGCGCTTTCTCGATAGCGCCATCAGTCAGCTCCCCGACAATGCCCGGCCCCAGCAGACCTATGGCCTGATCCTTGCCGTGCTGCACCGCCAGTTGCTGGAGAGTATTGGCAGCGACGGCTATGCCGTGACCGACCGGCAGGTCCATCTCACACCGCTGCGCAAGCTCTGGCTCGCCTGGCGGACCGCGCGACGGCCGCACAAAGTCCACCCCCGTCCGGAGCCCTCATCGACATGA
- a CDS encoding HAD-IA family hydrolase, with the protein MSTTADDRAHAVLLDLDGTMLDTAPDLVDSLNLLRDERGLPPLPDEDFLHAVGHGSVPMIARGFNRHPGDEGFDQLRERFLAIYAERVSRRTSAYEGVDQTLAALETAGIPWGIVTNKPGWLTAPLLADLGYAGRPACVVTGDNLARRKPHPYQVTEAARQLDLPPAACLVVGDTERDIRAGRQAGTLTLVALYGYLSGDDHVEHWGADGLIGHPAELLRWVADPATPHRQAIAV; encoded by the coding sequence ATGAGCACGACGGCCGATGACCGCGCCCACGCGGTTCTGCTCGACCTTGACGGGACCATGCTGGATACCGCGCCTGACCTGGTCGACAGTCTCAATCTGTTACGCGACGAACGCGGGCTGCCGCCCCTGCCGGATGAGGACTTCCTGCATGCGGTCGGCCATGGCAGCGTTCCGATGATCGCTCGTGGTTTCAACCGTCATCCGGGCGACGAGGGGTTCGACCAACTTCGGGAGCGCTTTCTCGCCATCTACGCCGAGCGTGTGAGTCGCCGGACCAGCGCCTATGAGGGTGTGGATCAGACGCTTGCCGCCCTTGAAACCGCCGGCATCCCGTGGGGCATCGTCACCAACAAGCCAGGCTGGCTGACCGCGCCACTGCTAGCGGATCTCGGTTATGCCGGGCGACCCGCCTGCGTGGTCACCGGAGATAACCTGGCACGTCGCAAACCGCACCCGTATCAGGTAACGGAGGCCGCCCGCCAGCTTGATCTGCCGCCAGCGGCGTGTCTGGTCGTCGGCGACACGGAGCGTGACATCCGCGCCGGTCGACAGGCCGGAACCCTGACGCTGGTTGCGTTATATGGCTATCTCAGTGGCGACGATCACGTTGAACACTGGGGCGCCGATGGACTGATCGGTCATCCCGCCGAACTCCTGCGCTGGGTCGCCGATCCAGCGACTCCCCATCGCCAAGCCATCGCGGTCTGA
- the ubiG gene encoding bifunctional 2-polyprenyl-6-hydroxyphenol methylase/3-demethylubiquinol 3-O-methyltransferase UbiG: MENADPDEIAKFDQDADDWWDPNGPFAPLHAINPLRLDYIERCGGPIRGRRVVDVGCGGGLLTEGLAERGAARVSGIDLASETIEVARQHARDHHPSIEYHATPAESFAAAHAGTFDVVTCLELLEHVPDPASVIHACATLVRPGGSVFFSTINRNTRAWLFAIVGAERILGLLPRGTHDASAFIQPAELGRWARQAGLNLRDLTGLHYNPISRRYTLGGDTRVNYLAHCRRPEAV; the protein is encoded by the coding sequence ATGGAGAACGCCGACCCGGATGAAATCGCCAAGTTTGATCAGGATGCCGACGACTGGTGGGATCCAAACGGACCATTCGCGCCGCTTCATGCCATCAATCCGCTTCGACTCGACTATATCGAGCGCTGCGGTGGACCCATCCGCGGCCGGCGGGTGGTTGACGTGGGATGCGGCGGCGGCCTGCTCACTGAGGGACTGGCGGAGCGCGGGGCAGCCCGGGTCAGCGGGATCGATCTGGCCTCGGAGACCATCGAGGTCGCTCGCCAGCATGCGCGGGACCATCACCCATCAATCGAGTATCACGCGACGCCTGCGGAGTCGTTCGCCGCGGCGCATGCCGGCACGTTTGATGTCGTCACCTGCCTCGAGCTTCTTGAGCATGTACCCGACCCGGCATCGGTGATTCACGCCTGCGCAACCCTCGTGCGCCCGGGCGGTTCGGTCTTTTTCTCAACAATCAATCGAAACACCCGCGCCTGGCTGTTCGCGATCGTTGGCGCCGAACGGATCCTGGGACTGCTACCCAGGGGCACCCATGATGCGAGCGCTTTCATCCAACCCGCCGAGCTCGGCCGCTGGGCTCGGCAGGCCGGGCTGAATCTCCGCGATCTCACCGGGCTGCATTACAATCCGATCAGCCGTCGCTACACACTCGGCGGCGACACCCGGGTGAACTATCTTGCCCACTGCCGGCGACCGGAGGCGGTATGA